One region of Pseudomonas sp. B21-040 genomic DNA includes:
- the betA gene encoding choline dehydrogenase codes for MSQEFDYIIIGAGSAGNTLATRLTEDEGVTVLLLEAGGPDYRFDFRTQMPAALAFPLQGRRYNWAYETDPEPYMDGRRMECGRGKGLGGSSLINGMCYIRGNAMDYDNWAKLPGLEDWDYLNCLPYFRKAETRDIGPNDYHGGEGPVSVTTPKAGNNPLFHAMVEAGVQAGYPRTEDLNGYQQEGFGPMDRTVTPKGRRASTARGYLDVAKKRSTLSIVTHALTDKILFEGKRAVGVRYLIGAAEERVEVRARKEVLLCSGAIASPQILQRSGVGPAELLNKLDIPVVHDLPGVGENLQDHLELYLQYACTQPVSLYPSLLWYNQPAIGAEWLFNGTGIGASNQFEAGGFIRTRPEFEWPNIQYHFLPVAINYNGSNGVQEHGFQAHMGSMRSPSRGRIQAKSKDPREYPSILFNYMATEQDWQEFRDGIRLTREIMQQPALDAFRGREISPGIDVQSDEQLDTFIREHAETAFHPSCSCKMGTDEMAVVDGEGRVHGMQGLRVVDASIMPIITTGNLNAPTIMIAEKIADKIRGRKPLPRSTANYYVAGEAPVKGKPLRDVSATAQ; via the coding sequence ATGTCCCAAGAATTCGATTACATCATCATCGGTGCCGGCTCGGCCGGTAACACCCTGGCGACCCGTCTGACTGAAGACGAAGGCGTCACCGTCCTGCTGCTCGAAGCGGGCGGCCCGGACTACCGTTTCGACTTCCGCACACAGATGCCGGCCGCCCTGGCGTTCCCGCTGCAAGGTCGTCGCTACAACTGGGCCTACGAAACCGATCCAGAACCCTACATGGACGGTCGCCGGATGGAATGCGGTCGCGGCAAGGGCCTCGGTGGTTCCTCGCTGATCAACGGCATGTGCTACATCCGCGGCAACGCGATGGACTACGACAACTGGGCCAAGCTGCCAGGCCTGGAAGACTGGGATTACCTGAACTGCCTGCCGTATTTCCGCAAAGCCGAAACCCGCGACATCGGCCCGAACGATTACCACGGCGGCGAAGGTCCGGTCAGCGTGACCACGCCGAAAGCCGGCAACAACCCGCTGTTCCACGCCATGGTTGAAGCGGGCGTGCAAGCCGGTTACCCGCGCACTGAAGACTTGAACGGTTACCAGCAAGAAGGCTTCGGCCCGATGGATCGTACCGTGACGCCGAAAGGTCGTCGTGCCTCCACCGCTCGCGGTTACCTGGACGTCGCCAAGAAGCGTTCGACCCTGTCCATCGTCACCCACGCTCTGACTGACAAGATCCTGTTCGAAGGCAAGCGTGCCGTTGGCGTGCGTTACCTGATCGGTGCCGCCGAAGAGCGCGTTGAAGTCCGTGCCCGCAAAGAAGTGCTGCTGTGCTCCGGCGCCATCGCTTCGCCGCAGATTCTGCAACGCTCCGGCGTCGGCCCGGCCGAACTGCTCAACAAGCTCGACATCCCGGTGGTCCACGACCTGCCAGGCGTCGGCGAAAACCTGCAGGATCACCTTGAGCTGTACCTGCAATACGCCTGCACCCAACCGGTTTCGCTGTACCCGTCGCTGCTCTGGTACAACCAGCCAGCCATCGGTGCCGAATGGCTGTTCAACGGCACCGGCATCGGCGCCAGCAACCAGTTCGAAGCCGGTGGTTTCATCCGCACCCGTCCGGAATTCGAATGGCCGAACATCCAGTACCACTTCCTGCCGGTCGCGATTAACTACAACGGCAGCAACGGTGTGCAAGAGCACGGTTTCCAGGCGCACATGGGTTCCATGCGTTCGCCGAGTCGTGGCCGCATCCAGGCCAAGTCCAAGGATCCGCGCGAGTACCCGAGCATCCTGTTCAACTACATGGCCACCGAGCAGGACTGGCAAGAATTCCGCGACGGCATCCGCCTGACCCGTGAAATCATGCAACAGCCGGCTCTCGACGCTTTCCGTGGCCGCGAAATCAGCCCGGGCATCGACGTGCAATCCGACGAGCAACTGGACACGTTCATCCGCGAGCACGCCGAAACCGCGTTCCACCCGTCCTGCTCGTGCAAGATGGGCACCGACGAAATGGCCGTGGTTGATGGCGAAGGCCGTGTGCATGGCATGCAAGGTCTGCGTGTGGTCGATGCCTCGATCATGCCGATCATCACCACCGGCAACCTGAACGCGCCGACGATCATGATCGCCGAGAAAATCGCCGACAAGATCCGTGGCCGCAAGCCGTTGCCGCGCAGTACCGCCAACTACTATGTGGCGGGCGAAGCGCCGGTGAAGGGCAAGCCTTTGCGTGATGTGAGCGCTACTGCTCAGTAA
- a CDS encoding TldD/PmbA family protein, translated as MFDFHPQLKQRFAALRTGAEFFSLRYVRESGQYLSVRKNVAEPPSLSRDEGAMLTARVNGVEAYAATNDLSQQGLQSALDRAEQQARRLKPHALLDLRDQPVSSDRADYFSPNLDQPFPSLSDCYQLLGAESASVPKDERLVNWQVSIGITHVEQIYLNSAGAELRQAQRFVYPGLDVTAYDGSDSQTRSLGRENFGQQGGADVISRCGLIGAGPTVADQALQLLLAPNTPQGPRDLLLMPDQMMLQIHESIGHPLELDRILGDERNYAGTSFVKTEDFGHLQYGSKLLNVTFDPDIPEQLASYGHDDDGTAASKQFLIKEGLLLRPLGGALSQFRAGMDGVANSRACGWNRPPIDRMANLNIEPGDQPLAQLIGNIEHGIMMSTNRSWSIDDARNKFQFGCEWAQLIENGELKGVVKNPNYRAISAHFWKSLSAVGDASTFKVLGTPNCGKGEPNQVIRVGHASPACVFSNVDVFGGDA; from the coding sequence ATGTTCGATTTCCACCCCCAGCTCAAGCAGCGCTTTGCTGCCTTGCGCACGGGCGCTGAATTTTTTTCGCTGCGTTATGTGCGCGAGTCCGGCCAATACCTGTCGGTGCGCAAGAACGTCGCCGAACCTCCAAGCCTGAGCCGTGACGAAGGGGCAATGTTGACCGCGCGGGTCAACGGCGTCGAAGCCTACGCCGCCACCAACGACCTGTCGCAACAAGGCCTGCAATCAGCCCTGGACCGAGCCGAACAACAAGCCCGCCGGCTCAAGCCCCACGCGTTGCTCGACCTGCGTGACCAACCCGTCTCCAGTGATCGCGCCGACTACTTTTCGCCCAACCTCGACCAGCCCTTCCCGTCCCTGAGCGACTGCTACCAATTGCTCGGTGCCGAATCCGCGTCCGTGCCCAAGGACGAGCGATTGGTGAACTGGCAGGTGAGCATTGGCATCACCCACGTCGAACAGATTTACCTCAACAGCGCCGGCGCCGAACTGCGTCAGGCCCAGCGTTTTGTCTACCCTGGCCTGGACGTCACCGCCTATGACGGCAGCGACAGCCAGACCCGCAGCCTGGGCCGCGAGAATTTTGGCCAGCAGGGCGGCGCCGATGTCATCAGCCGTTGCGGCCTGATCGGCGCCGGCCCGACCGTCGCCGATCAGGCACTGCAATTGCTGCTGGCGCCGAACACTCCGCAAGGTCCGCGTGATCTGTTGCTGATGCCCGACCAGATGATGTTGCAGATCCACGAATCCATCGGCCACCCGCTGGAGCTGGACCGCATCCTCGGTGACGAGCGTAATTACGCCGGCACCAGCTTCGTCAAGACAGAGGATTTCGGCCATCTGCAATACGGCTCAAAGCTACTCAACGTGACCTTCGACCCGGACATCCCCGAGCAGCTCGCCAGCTACGGCCATGACGACGACGGCACCGCCGCGAGCAAGCAGTTCCTGATCAAGGAAGGTTTGCTGCTACGTCCATTGGGCGGTGCGCTGTCGCAGTTCCGCGCGGGCATGGACGGCGTCGCCAACAGCCGCGCCTGCGGCTGGAACCGCCCGCCGATCGACCGCATGGCCAACCTCAATATCGAGCCCGGCGATCAACCGCTGGCGCAACTGATCGGCAATATCGAACACGGCATCATGATGTCGACCAATCGATCGTGGTCCATCGACGATGCGCGCAACAAGTTCCAGTTCGGTTGCGAATGGGCACAGTTGATTGAAAACGGTGAGCTCAAAGGCGTGGTGAAAAACCCGAACTACCGGGCGATTTCCGCGCACTTCTGGAAAAGCCTCAGCGCCGTCGGTGACGCCAGCACCTTCAAGGTCCTGGGCACACCCAACTGCGGCAAAGGTGAACCGAATCAGGTGATCCGCGTCGGCCACGCCTCGCCGGCTTGTGTGTTCAGCAACGTAGATGTGTTTGGAGGAGACGCCTGA
- a CDS encoding TldD/PmbA family protein, which produces MSTSNNQAESFKALVKWLREAIREPEQFTLSYAAESSAFVRFNHAKVRQAGQVQQASIGFKLINDGRHADLEITLAGDPDVDVQRLAEGLQQLRETLPLLPQDPYLLLNHNGWQSKNVQDHPLPDTEQVVAEITQAAEGLDLVGFYAAGPISRGFASSSGAFGWHQANSFNFDFSLFHDNGQAVKASYAGHDWNSEGFAKRFQQAREQLAFLGRPLRTLAPGQYRAYLAPAALEEIMGMLCWGGFSAQSIASKTSPLQKLYAGDSAFSPQVSIDEKVSGSLSPAFSGEGYPRSDLGLIVEGKAGAQMVSSRSAAEYGLTANGAGGGEMPSALNMAAGTLPEAEILKQLGTGLYISNLWYLNYSDQPGARMTGMTRFATFWVENGEIQAPVSTMRFDDSAYSLLGSQLEALTEERELLLSASTYSQRATASALLPGALVKKLTLTL; this is translated from the coding sequence ATGAGTACGTCAAACAATCAGGCCGAGTCGTTCAAGGCATTGGTCAAGTGGCTGCGCGAGGCGATTCGCGAGCCGGAACAGTTCACCCTCAGCTACGCCGCCGAATCCTCGGCCTTCGTGCGTTTCAACCACGCCAAGGTGCGCCAGGCCGGGCAAGTGCAGCAGGCGAGCATCGGTTTCAAACTGATCAACGATGGCCGCCACGCCGACCTTGAAATCACGCTGGCCGGCGACCCGGACGTTGACGTGCAGCGTCTGGCCGAAGGCCTGCAACAGCTGCGCGAAACCTTGCCATTGTTGCCGCAGGATCCGTACCTGCTGCTCAACCACAACGGCTGGCAGAGCAAGAATGTGCAGGATCATCCGCTGCCGGATACCGAGCAGGTAGTTGCCGAAATCACTCAGGCCGCCGAAGGGCTGGACCTGGTGGGTTTCTACGCGGCAGGCCCGATCAGCCGTGGCTTCGCCAGTTCGTCGGGCGCGTTTGGCTGGCATCAAGCCAACAGTTTCAACTTCGATTTCAGCCTGTTCCACGACAATGGCCAGGCGGTGAAAGCCAGTTACGCCGGGCACGACTGGAACAGTGAAGGGTTCGCCAAGCGCTTCCAGCAGGCACGTGAGCAGCTGGCGTTTCTCGGTCGACCGTTGCGTACGTTGGCACCGGGGCAGTACCGCGCCTACCTCGCCCCGGCGGCGCTTGAAGAAATAATGGGCATGCTCTGCTGGGGCGGGTTTTCGGCGCAGTCGATTGCCAGCAAAACCAGCCCGCTGCAAAAGCTTTATGCGGGGGACAGTGCATTCAGCCCGCAGGTGTCCATTGATGAAAAAGTCAGTGGTTCGTTGAGCCCGGCGTTCTCCGGCGAAGGTTACCCACGCAGTGATCTGGGGTTGATCGTCGAAGGCAAGGCCGGCGCGCAAATGGTCAGTTCCCGCAGCGCAGCCGAGTACGGCTTGACCGCCAACGGGGCCGGCGGCGGTGAGATGCCGAGCGCATTGAACATGGCGGCCGGGACGTTGCCTGAAGCCGAGATCCTCAAGCAACTGGGCACGGGGTTGTACATCAGCAATCTCTGGTACTTGAATTACTCCGATCAACCGGGGGCACGCATGACCGGCATGACGCGGTTTGCGACGTTCTGGGTCGAGAACGGCGAGATTCAGGCACCGGTGAGCACCATGCGTTTTGATGACAGCGCCTACAGTTTGCTCGGTTCGCAGCTGGAAGCATTGACCGAGGAACGCGAGTTGTTGCTGTCGGCGAGTACCTACAGCCAGCGGGCCACGGCGTCGGCGTTGCTGCCGGGGGCACTGGTCAAAAAGCTCACGCTGACCCTGTAA
- the mdtD gene encoding multidrug transporter subunit MdtD, whose protein sequence is MPNRPPLDAVTARWIPWVVAIAFFMQSLDGTILNTALPAMARDLAEDPLRMQGVIIAYMLTVALLIPASGWIADRFGTKKIFFSAILLFSLGSLLCALSSSLTMLNGARVIQGLGGALMLPVGRLVVLRAYPRSELVRIMGFITIPGLLGPLIGPTMGGWMVQYLTWHWIFLINLPVGLVGCYAVWKFIPDLRGSERTRFDSLGFVLFGAAMILITIAMEGLGELHLPHLRVMLLLFGGMACLAAYWLRAGHIDNPLFAPSLFKTRTFAVGILGNLFARLGSGALPFLVPLLLQVALGYSPSQAGMSMLPLAAAAMIAKWVARPLIERLGYRIVLTGNTLALGIMLASMGLVSEQTPYWLLLCLLAILGAINSLQFTAMNTVTLIDLDDASASSGNSLLSVVAQLSLSLGVACAGALLGGFTAEIGNDGVETILGAFQLTFVTVGIMAMLAATIFSQLSPTDGRRMVSREHDIEH, encoded by the coding sequence ATGCCCAACCGCCCACCTCTCGACGCTGTCACCGCCCGCTGGATCCCGTGGGTCGTCGCCATTGCTTTTTTCATGCAGTCCCTCGACGGGACCATCCTCAACACCGCCCTGCCGGCCATGGCTCGGGACCTGGCGGAAGACCCGTTGCGCATGCAGGGCGTGATCATCGCCTACATGCTTACCGTCGCCTTGCTGATCCCCGCCTCTGGCTGGATCGCTGACCGCTTCGGCACCAAGAAGATCTTCTTCAGCGCGATCCTGTTGTTCAGTCTCGGCTCATTGCTCTGCGCGCTGTCGAGCAGCCTGACCATGCTGAACGGCGCTCGAGTGATCCAAGGGCTGGGCGGGGCGCTGATGCTGCCGGTCGGGCGACTGGTGGTACTGCGCGCCTACCCGCGTTCGGAACTGGTGCGGATCATGGGGTTCATCACCATTCCCGGCCTGCTCGGCCCGTTGATCGGCCCGACCATGGGCGGCTGGATGGTGCAATACCTGACATGGCACTGGATCTTTCTGATCAACCTGCCGGTCGGGCTGGTCGGTTGCTACGCCGTGTGGAAATTCATCCCGGACCTGCGTGGCTCCGAGCGCACCCGTTTCGACAGTCTGGGCTTTGTGCTGTTTGGCGCGGCGATGATTTTGATCACCATCGCCATGGAAGGCCTGGGCGAACTGCACCTGCCTCACTTGCGGGTGATGCTGCTGTTGTTCGGCGGCATGGCCTGCCTGGCGGCGTACTGGTTGCGGGCCGGGCATATCGACAATCCGCTGTTCGCGCCGTCGCTGTTCAAGACCCGGACCTTCGCCGTCGGCATTCTCGGCAATCTGTTCGCCCGGCTCGGCAGCGGCGCCCTGCCCTTCCTCGTGCCGTTGCTGCTGCAAGTGGCGCTGGGTTACTCGCCGTCTCAGGCCGGGATGAGCATGCTGCCGCTGGCTGCTGCAGCGATGATCGCCAAGTGGGTGGCGCGACCGCTGATCGAGCGCTTGGGCTATCGCATCGTGCTCACCGGCAACACCCTGGCGCTGGGGATCATGTTGGCGAGCATGGGCCTGGTCAGCGAACAGACGCCGTACTGGCTGCTGCTGTGTCTGCTGGCGATTCTCGGGGCGATCAACTCGCTGCAATTTACCGCGATGAACACCGTGACCCTGATCGACCTCGACGACGCCAGCGCCAGCAGCGGCAACAGCCTGCTGTCTGTGGTGGCGCAATTGTCCCTGAGCCTGGGGGTTGCGTGCGCCGGTGCATTGCTCGGCGGCTTTACCGCAGAGATCGGCAACGATGGCGTGGAGACGATTCTGGGCGCGTTCCAACTGACGTTTGTGACCGTCGGCATCATGGCAATGCTCGCCGCCACCATCTTCTCGCAGCTGTCACCAACAGACGGACGACGGATGGTCAGCCGCGAGCACGATATAGAGCACTGA
- the dbpA gene encoding ATP-dependent RNA helicase DbpA — protein sequence MLANLDSLGYAQMTPIQAQSLPVILKGMDLIAQAKTGSGKTAAFGIGLLNPINPRYFGCQALILCPTRELADQVAKEIRRLARAEDNIKVLTLCGGVSLGPQIASLEHGAHIIVGTPGRIQQHLRKGSLVLHGLNTLILDEADRMLDMGFYDSIEEIIMQAPERRQTLLFSATYPVGIKQLASKFMRNPQQVKAEAFHDDSQIEQRFYEISPEERMSVVTKVLGHFRPASCVAFCYTKQQVQETVDHLTAKGISAVGLHGDLEQRDRDQVLAMFANRSTSVLVATDVAARGLDIDSLDMVINVELARDSEIHIHRVGRTGRAGEKGLAISLVAPPEAQRAQAIEHLQQTPLTWDLVDNLTSQGGGPLLPQMSTLCIGAGRKDKVRPGDILGALTGDAGIPGAQVGKIAIFDFQAFVAVERGIAKQALQRLNDGKIKGRSLRVRIL from the coding sequence ATGCTGGCTAACCTCGACTCCCTCGGTTATGCCCAGATGACGCCGATCCAGGCGCAAAGCTTGCCGGTGATCCTCAAGGGGATGGACCTGATCGCCCAGGCCAAGACCGGCAGCGGCAAGACCGCCGCCTTCGGTATCGGCCTGCTGAACCCGATCAATCCGCGCTACTTCGGTTGCCAGGCGCTGATCCTGTGCCCGACCCGCGAGCTGGCTGACCAGGTCGCCAAGGAAATCCGTCGCCTGGCCCGTGCCGAAGACAACATCAAGGTCCTGACCCTGTGCGGCGGCGTGTCCCTCGGCCCGCAGATCGCTTCGCTGGAACATGGCGCGCACATCATCGTCGGCACGCCGGGGCGCATTCAGCAGCACCTGCGCAAAGGTTCGCTGGTACTGCACGGCCTCAACACGCTGATTCTCGACGAAGCTGACCGCATGCTCGACATGGGTTTCTACGACTCCATCGAAGAGATCATCATGCAGGCTCCGGAGCGTCGCCAGACCCTGCTGTTTTCCGCCACCTACCCGGTGGGCATCAAACAGTTGGCCTCGAAGTTCATGCGCAACCCGCAGCAAGTGAAGGCCGAGGCGTTCCACGACGACTCCCAGATCGAGCAGCGTTTCTACGAGATCTCCCCGGAAGAGCGCATGAGCGTCGTGACCAAGGTCCTCGGCCACTTCCGCCCGGCGTCCTGCGTAGCCTTCTGCTACACCAAGCAACAAGTTCAGGAAACCGTCGATCACCTGACCGCCAAAGGCATCTCCGCCGTCGGCCTGCACGGCGATCTGGAACAACGTGACCGCGACCAGGTGCTGGCGATGTTCGCCAACCGCAGTACTTCGGTACTGGTAGCCACCGACGTCGCCGCTCGCGGCCTGGACATCGACTCGCTGGACATGGTGATCAACGTCGAACTGGCCCGCGATTCGGAAATCCACATCCACCGCGTCGGCCGTACCGGTCGCGCCGGTGAGAAAGGCCTCGCGATCAGCCTGGTCGCACCGCCCGAAGCGCAGCGCGCCCAAGCCATCGAACATTTGCAGCAGACGCCATTGACCTGGGACCTGGTGGACAACCTCACCAGCCAGGGCGGCGGTCCGTTGCTGCCGCAGATGAGCACCCTGTGCATCGGTGCCGGCCGTAAAGACAAGGTTCGTCCGGGTGACATTCTCGGCGCACTGACCGGTGATGCCGGCATTCCGGGCGCCCAGGTGGGCAAGATCGCGATTTTCGACTTCCAGGCTTTTGTGGCCGTTGAACGCGGAATCGCCAAGCAAGCCTTGCAGCGCCTGAACGACGGCAAGATCAAGGGCCGCTCGCTGCGCGTACGGATTTTGTAA
- a CDS encoding NAD(P)/FAD-dependent oxidoreductase — protein sequence MRSTEVVIIGAGAAGLMCALTAAGRGRKVMLLDHANKAGKKILMSGGGRCNFTNMYTEPGNFLSQNEHFCKSALARYTQWDFIGMVAKHGVPYHEKKLGQLFCDNKSSDILEMLLNECDQVGVSLHLDTSIQTIEKLESGYLLDTTLDQITCESLVIATGGLSIPTLGATGFGYQVARQFGHDLLPTRAGLVPFTITDQLKELCTELSGTSVDCLVSCNDQSFRENILFTHRGLSGPAILQISSFWESGDTVEINLMPDHDVHAWLQQQQAERANSELKTLLGEIFTKKMANLLADNWFVSKPMKQYTHAEIADIAEKLASWKVVPAGTEGYRTAEVTLGGVDTNEVSSKTMESLKSPGLYFIGEVLDVTGHLGGFNFQWAWASGYAAAQYT from the coding sequence TTGCGCTCTACCGAAGTCGTGATCATTGGCGCTGGCGCCGCAGGGTTGATGTGTGCGCTGACCGCCGCCGGGCGCGGGCGCAAGGTGATGTTGCTCGACCATGCAAACAAGGCCGGCAAAAAAATCCTGATGTCGGGCGGTGGCCGCTGCAATTTCACCAACATGTACACCGAACCGGGCAATTTCCTCTCGCAAAACGAACACTTCTGCAAATCTGCACTGGCGCGCTACACCCAGTGGGACTTCATCGGCATGGTCGCCAAACACGGCGTGCCGTACCACGAGAAGAAGCTCGGCCAACTGTTCTGCGATAACAAATCCAGCGACATCCTGGAGATGCTGCTCAACGAATGCGATCAGGTCGGCGTCAGCCTGCACCTGGACACCTCGATCCAGACCATCGAGAAGCTCGAAAGCGGTTATCTGCTGGACACGACGCTAGACCAAATCACCTGCGAATCCCTGGTGATCGCCACGGGCGGCCTGTCGATCCCGACGCTGGGCGCGACCGGTTTCGGTTATCAAGTCGCCAGGCAGTTTGGCCACGACTTGCTGCCAACCCGCGCCGGCCTGGTGCCGTTCACCATCACCGATCAGCTCAAAGAGCTTTGCACCGAGCTGTCCGGTACATCGGTGGATTGCCTGGTGAGCTGCAACGATCAAAGTTTCCGCGAGAACATCCTGTTCACTCACCGCGGCCTCAGTGGCCCGGCGATTTTGCAGATTTCTTCGTTCTGGGAATCCGGCGACACGGTTGAGATCAACCTGATGCCGGACCACGACGTACACGCCTGGCTGCAACAGCAGCAGGCTGAACGCGCGAACAGCGAACTGAAAACCCTGCTGGGGGAAATCTTCACCAAGAAGATGGCCAACCTGCTGGCGGACAACTGGTTCGTGTCCAAACCGATGAAGCAGTACACCCACGCGGAAATTGCCGACATCGCCGAGAAACTGGCGAGCTGGAAAGTGGTGCCGGCCGGTACCGAAGGTTATCGTACGGCCGAGGTGACGCTGGGCGGCGTCGACACGAACGAAGTGTCATCCAAAACCATGGAGTCGCTGAAAAGCCCGGGGTTGTACTTCATCGGTGAAGTGCTGGATGTCACCGGGCATCTGGGCGGTTTCAACTTCCAGTGGGCGTGGGCCTCCGGCTACGCCGCCGCGCAATACACCTGA
- the yccS gene encoding YccS family putative transporter, with translation MSSTPLRQSLRRLWALDKFSYSVRVFIALTGSMAVCWYQDEMGLLIPLFLGIIASALAETDDSWQGRLNALAVTLVCFSVAAFSVELLFPYPYIFIIALALASFGLTMLGALGERYGAIASATLILSVYTMIGVDQRGGAVTDFWHEPVLLVAGAAWYGLLSVLWQAMFSNQPVQQSLARLFRELGFYLKLKSSLFEPIRQMDVEARRLELAQQNGRVVAALNAAKEIILHRVGNGRPGSKVSRYLKLYFLAQDIHERASSSHYPYNALAEAFFHSDVLFRCQRLLRQQGKACRALAESIQMRQPFIYDASFAEALGDLNASIEHLRIQSNPAWRGLLRSLRALAANLATLDRLLSDASNPDALADATDSSLLDRSPRNLKDVWMRLRTQLTPTSLLFRHALRLPLALSIGYGMVHLIHPSQGYWIILTTLFVCQPNYGATRRKLGQRIIGTAIGLTLAWALFDLFPNPLIQSCFAIAAGVVFFINRTTRYTLATAAITLMVLFCFNQVGDGYGLFLPRLLDTLLGSLIAGLAVFLFLPDWQGRRLNKVLANTLTCNSIYLRQIMQQYASGKSDDLAYRLARRNAHNADAALSTTLANMLMEPGHFRKEADVGFRFLVLSHTLLSYLSGLGAHRETPLPAEVREQLIDGAGVSLAASIDEIAQGLASKQPIAIQSDEEEALANTLEQMPDEIDEGQRLVQTQLALICRQLGPLRTLAAHLIKDTSED, from the coding sequence ATGTCATCGACTCCTCTTCGTCAGTCTCTGCGTCGCCTCTGGGCGCTGGATAAATTCAGCTACAGCGTGCGAGTGTTCATCGCCCTGACCGGCAGCATGGCGGTCTGTTGGTATCAGGATGAAATGGGCCTGCTAATCCCGTTGTTCCTGGGGATTATCGCCAGCGCCCTGGCCGAGACCGACGACAGTTGGCAGGGCCGCCTCAACGCGCTGGCCGTGACGCTGGTGTGTTTCAGCGTCGCGGCCTTCTCCGTCGAACTGCTGTTTCCCTACCCCTACATATTCATCATCGCCCTGGCCCTGGCCAGCTTCGGCCTGACGATGCTCGGCGCCCTCGGCGAACGTTATGGCGCCATTGCCTCGGCGACGCTGATTCTCTCGGTCTACACGATGATCGGCGTGGACCAGCGCGGTGGTGCGGTCACCGATTTCTGGCATGAACCGGTGCTACTGGTAGCCGGTGCGGCCTGGTACGGTTTGCTGTCGGTGCTGTGGCAGGCGATGTTTTCCAACCAGCCTGTGCAGCAGAGCCTGGCGCGGTTGTTCCGCGAACTGGGTTTTTACCTGAAGCTCAAGTCGTCGCTGTTCGAGCCGATCCGGCAGATGGACGTGGAAGCGCGGCGCCTGGAACTGGCCCAGCAGAATGGGCGTGTGGTGGCGGCATTGAACGCCGCCAAGGAAATCATTCTGCACCGGGTCGGCAATGGGCGGCCGGGCTCGAAAGTCAGTCGCTACCTGAAATTGTATTTCCTCGCCCAGGACATCCACGAGCGCGCCAGTTCTTCGCACTACCCCTACAACGCACTCGCCGAGGCCTTTTTCCACAGCGACGTGCTGTTCCGCTGCCAGCGCCTGCTACGTCAGCAAGGCAAGGCGTGCCGCGCCCTCGCCGAATCGATCCAGATGCGCCAGCCGTTCATCTATGACGCGAGTTTCGCCGAAGCCCTGGGCGATCTGAACGCCTCCATCGAACACCTGCGCATCCAGAGCAACCCGGCCTGGCGAGGCCTGTTGCGCTCGCTGCGGGCACTGGCGGCCAACCTGGCGACACTCGACCGTTTGCTCAGCGACGCGAGCAACCCCGATGCGCTGGCCGATGCCACCGACAGCAGCCTGCTCGACCGTTCGCCGCGCAACCTCAAAGATGTGTGGATGCGCTTGCGCACACAACTGACGCCAACGTCGTTGCTGTTCCGCCATGCACTGCGTTTGCCCCTCGCGTTGAGCATCGGCTACGGCATGGTGCACTTGATTCACCCGTCCCAGGGCTACTGGATCATCCTCACCACGCTGTTCGTGTGTCAGCCGAACTACGGCGCCACCCGCCGCAAACTCGGCCAACGGATCATCGGCACCGCGATCGGCCTGACCCTGGCCTGGGCGCTGTTCGATCTGTTTCCCAATCCGTTGATCCAGTCGTGCTTTGCGATCGCCGCCGGAGTGGTGTTCTTTATCAACCGTACGACTCGCTACACCTTGGCCACGGCGGCGATCACCTTGATGGTGCTGTTCTGCTTCAACCAGGTCGGCGACGGTTACGGGCTGTTCCTGCCGCGGCTGCTCGACACCTTGCTCGGCAGCCTGATCGCCGGGCTGGCGGTGTTCCTGTTCCTGCCGGACTGGCAGGGTCGGCGCCTGAACAAGGTGCTGGCCAACACCCTCACCTGCAACAGCATTTACCTGCGCCAGATCATGCAGCAATACGCGTCTGGCAAAAGTGACGACCTGGCGTATCGCCTGGCGCGACGCAATGCGCACAACGCTGACGCGGCGTTGTCGACGACGCTGGCCAACATGCTCATGGAGCCCGGGCATTTCCGTAAGGAAGCGGATGTCGGCTTTCGTTTTCTGGTGCTGTCACACACGTTGCTCAGCTATTTGTCCGGGCTGGGGGCGCATCGCGAAACCCCACTGCCAGCGGAGGTGCGTGAACAGTTGATCGACGGCGCCGGTGTGAGCCTGGCCGCGAGCATCGACGAAATCGCCCAAGGCCTGGCAAGCAAACAGCCGATTGCCATTCAGAGTGATGAGGAAGAGGCGCTGGCCAACACCCTTGAGCAGATGCCGGATGAAATCGATGAAGGGCAGCGGCTGGTGCAGACGCAATTGGCGTTGATTTGTCGGCAGCTTGGACCGTTGCGGACGTTGGCGGCGCATTTGATTAAAGACACCAGCGAAGACTAA